A section of the Kribbella sp. HUAS MG21 genome encodes:
- a CDS encoding amidase, which produces MTTWLHRLPLSGTGLRVAVKDAIDVAGVPTTAGCPAVGDDAGPAAADAPVVARVRAAGGEIVGKTNLTELCRPPDGVNPWTGTARNPLDRGVVPGGSSSGSGVVIATDQADLAIATDTGGSSRIPAACCGVAGLKTTNGLLPTEGVYPYAPSMDVVGILARTATGLADGLDLLLPDFTPERYDGPIGRLRLPDMSVDPVVDAALDEALAQSPYDVVDVPLDGWLRTSVAAGLVITAEGHLAHQHLLDGGRMSDRVRDWIIRGKYLDEEMVAGARELGRQFRATLDGLLSRYGLLALPTLVSQPPRLGTEDRFDFPALTAPLNLTGHPALAVPVPLKSAAIPASLQLIGPHNGEARLLAAAQNLPTV; this is translated from the coding sequence ATGACCACCTGGCTGCACCGCCTTCCCCTGTCCGGAACCGGCCTCCGGGTGGCCGTCAAGGACGCGATCGACGTGGCCGGCGTCCCGACCACCGCGGGCTGTCCCGCGGTGGGCGACGACGCCGGCCCGGCGGCCGCGGACGCGCCGGTGGTCGCGCGCGTCCGGGCGGCCGGCGGCGAGATCGTTGGCAAGACCAATCTGACCGAGCTGTGCCGGCCGCCGGACGGCGTGAACCCGTGGACCGGTACGGCGCGCAACCCGCTCGACCGCGGCGTCGTACCCGGCGGGTCGTCGAGCGGTTCGGGTGTGGTGATCGCGACGGACCAGGCGGACCTGGCGATCGCGACGGACACCGGCGGCTCCAGCCGCATCCCGGCCGCCTGCTGCGGGGTGGCCGGCCTGAAGACGACGAACGGGCTGCTTCCGACCGAAGGCGTCTACCCGTACGCACCGTCGATGGACGTCGTCGGGATCCTCGCGCGCACTGCGACCGGCTTGGCCGACGGCCTCGACCTGCTGCTACCGGACTTCACCCCCGAGCGGTACGACGGTCCGATCGGGCGGCTGCGGTTGCCGGACATGTCGGTGGATCCGGTCGTCGACGCTGCCCTGGACGAGGCGCTGGCGCAGTCGCCGTACGACGTGGTCGACGTACCGCTGGACGGCTGGCTGCGTACGTCGGTGGCCGCCGGCCTGGTCATCACGGCCGAGGGACACCTCGCGCATCAGCACCTGCTGGACGGCGGCCGGATGAGCGACCGCGTGCGGGACTGGATCATCCGCGGCAAGTACCTGGACGAGGAGATGGTGGCGGGCGCGCGGGAGCTGGGGCGGCAGTTCCGTGCGACGCTCGACGGGTTGCTCTCCCGGTACGGCCTACTCGCACTGCCCACGCTGGTGTCGCAACCGCCGCGGCTCGGCACCGAAGACCGCTTCGACTTTCCCGCTCTCACGGCGCCGCTCAACCTGACCGGCCATCCCGCACTCGCCGTACCTGTACCGCTGAAGTCTGCTGCGATACCCGCGTCGCTGCAGCTGATCGGCCCGCACAACGGCGAGGCGCGACTGCTCGCCGCGGCGCAGAACCTCCCGACCGTCTGA
- the pepN gene encoding aminopeptidase N has translation MPGTNLTRDEARSRAGVVRDVSYAIELDLANAPTGAPTYPSVTTLTFSAEAGASTFADLIADKVRSVTLNGKDLDPDVVYDGARIQLDGLAERNELVVVADCLYSRTGEGLHRSVDPADKETYLYTQFEVPDARRVFATFEQPDLKAPFTFTVSAPARWVVISNAPTPEPTPYTGENGEELARWEFPPTERISTYITAVVAGPYHVVTDAYEGPHGTYPLSLLCRPSLKDALDVDDLFEVTKQGFALFEEAFGTPYPFHKYDQAFVPEYNMGAMENAGCVTLRDEYLFRSRTTHAEMEARANTVLHELAHMWFGDLVTMTWWDDLWLNESFAEWASHWAQVVATEKYSDAWTTFCNARKNWAYRQDQLPSTHPIAADMIDFHAVEVNFDGITYAKGASTLRQLVAFVGEETFVTALKEYFHDHAFGNTELADLLKPLEKASGRDLDDWTERWLRTAGVNTLRADFAVDATGAFTSFAIEQTAAEKFPVLRPHRLAVGLYRRTDEGLVRTERFEVDIDGPRTELPELTGAAQPDLVLLNDDDLTYAKIRLDERSRATLVESIDQLTESLPRALAWGSAWDMTRDAEMPASQYVGIVLRGIRAETDLTGVRSLLNQASTAINQYAAPQNRPALRAQFEEALAGLVADAEAGSDHQLAFVRAYSSAVFSDAGADRLTGWLDGRDLPAGLVVDTDLRWTLIVALSRLGRIGADEIDDELTRDTTITGQERAAQARAARPTAEAKEEAWRVAVESEDTPNETQFRTILGFQQPGQEDLLRPYVEKYLNAAKDVYTRLGSSMGENVLVYLSPRHLADQGALDALTGWLDTESSSVDAPTLRYVTEAQADLTRAIAAQATDAVA, from the coding sequence ATGCCTGGAACCAACCTGACGCGCGACGAGGCGCGTTCCCGGGCGGGCGTGGTCCGTGACGTGAGTTACGCGATCGAGCTCGACCTGGCCAACGCACCGACCGGCGCCCCGACGTACCCGTCGGTGACCACCCTCACGTTCAGCGCCGAAGCCGGCGCGAGCACCTTCGCCGACCTGATCGCCGACAAGGTCCGTTCGGTGACGCTGAACGGCAAGGACCTCGACCCGGACGTGGTGTACGACGGCGCGCGCATCCAGCTCGACGGGCTGGCCGAGCGCAACGAGCTCGTCGTGGTGGCGGACTGCCTGTACTCGCGGACCGGTGAAGGGCTGCACCGTTCGGTCGACCCGGCCGACAAGGAGACCTACCTCTACACCCAGTTCGAGGTGCCGGACGCCCGCCGGGTGTTCGCCACGTTCGAGCAGCCGGACCTCAAGGCCCCGTTCACCTTCACCGTCTCCGCACCGGCCCGCTGGGTCGTGATCTCGAACGCCCCGACCCCGGAGCCGACGCCGTACACCGGCGAGAACGGCGAGGAGCTGGCGCGCTGGGAGTTCCCGCCGACCGAGCGGATCTCGACCTACATCACCGCGGTGGTCGCGGGTCCGTACCACGTGGTCACGGACGCGTACGAGGGCCCGCACGGCACGTACCCGCTGTCGCTGCTGTGCCGGCCGTCGCTGAAGGACGCGCTGGACGTCGACGACCTGTTCGAGGTCACCAAGCAGGGCTTCGCGCTGTTCGAGGAGGCCTTCGGTACGCCGTACCCGTTCCACAAGTACGACCAGGCGTTCGTGCCGGAGTACAACATGGGCGCGATGGAGAACGCGGGCTGTGTGACGCTCCGGGACGAGTACCTGTTCCGCAGCCGTACGACGCACGCCGAAATGGAGGCGCGCGCCAACACGGTCCTGCACGAACTGGCGCACATGTGGTTCGGCGACCTGGTGACGATGACCTGGTGGGACGACCTGTGGCTCAACGAGTCGTTCGCCGAGTGGGCCAGCCACTGGGCGCAGGTGGTCGCGACGGAGAAGTACTCCGACGCGTGGACGACGTTCTGCAACGCCCGCAAGAACTGGGCGTACCGGCAGGACCAGCTGCCGTCGACGCACCCGATCGCGGCCGACATGATCGACTTCCACGCGGTCGAGGTGAACTTCGACGGCATCACCTACGCCAAGGGCGCGTCGACGCTGCGGCAGCTGGTGGCGTTCGTCGGTGAGGAGACCTTCGTCACCGCGCTGAAGGAGTACTTCCACGACCACGCGTTCGGCAACACCGAGCTGGCCGACCTGCTGAAGCCGCTGGAGAAGGCGTCCGGGCGGGACCTCGACGACTGGACCGAGCGGTGGCTGCGGACCGCGGGCGTGAACACGCTGCGCGCGGACTTCGCCGTCGACGCCACCGGCGCCTTCACCTCCTTCGCGATCGAGCAGACCGCGGCCGAGAAGTTCCCGGTCCTGCGGCCGCACCGGCTCGCGGTCGGCCTGTACCGCCGTACCGACGAGGGCCTGGTGCGGACCGAGCGGTTCGAGGTGGACATCGACGGGCCGCGCACCGAGCTTCCCGAGCTGACCGGCGCGGCGCAGCCGGACCTGGTGCTGCTGAACGACGACGACCTCACCTACGCGAAGATCCGGCTCGACGAGCGGTCCCGGGCGACGCTGGTCGAGTCGATCGACCAGCTCACCGAGTCGTTGCCGAGGGCACTGGCCTGGGGTTCGGCGTGGGACATGACCCGGGACGCGGAGATGCCGGCCAGCCAGTACGTCGGCATCGTGCTGCGTGGGATCCGCGCGGAGACCGACCTGACCGGCGTACGGTCGCTGCTGAACCAGGCGAGCACGGCGATCAACCAGTACGCCGCTCCGCAGAACCGGCCCGCCCTGCGCGCGCAGTTCGAGGAGGCGCTGGCCGGACTGGTCGCGGACGCCGAGGCCGGGAGTGACCACCAACTGGCGTTCGTGCGGGCGTACAGCTCGGCGGTGTTCTCCGACGCCGGCGCGGACCGGCTGACCGGATGGCTGGACGGTCGCGACCTGCCCGCCGGCCTGGTCGTCGACACCGACCTGCGCTGGACGCTGATCGTGGCGCTGTCCCGGCTCGGCCGGATCGGCGCCGACGAGATCGACGACGAGCTGACCCGCGACACCACGATCACCGGCCAGGAGCGGGCCGCCCAGGCCCGGGCCGCACGGCCCACCGCGGAGGCGAAGGAAGAGGCCTGGCGGGTAGCGGTCGAGTCCGAGGACACCCCGAACGAGACACAGTTCCGCACCATCCTCGGCTTCCAGCAACCAGGCCAGGAGGACCTCCTCCGCCCGTACGTGGAGAAGTACCTCAACGCCGCCAAGGACGTCTACACCCGGCTAGGCTCCTCCATGGGCGAAAACGTCCTCGTCTATCTCTCCCCCCGCCACCTGGCGGACCAGGGCGCGCTGGACGCGCTGACCGGCTGGCTGGACACGGAGTCGTCGTCGGTCGACGCCCCGACGCTGCGGTACGTCACCGAGGCGCAGGCGGACCTGACCCGGGCGATCGCCGCCCAGGCGACGGACGCCGTCGCCTGA
- a CDS encoding DUF5130 family protein, which produces MPAGDAFTPDQLHDIERAVRNAEEVSGLHFSVYVGGADSETRPFALELLNELDDPDNTVLVYVDPAGRRLEIVTGSQARRQLSDASAGLAALTMQTSFATGDLTGGLVTGVQQLGTHAHQPPLLHAHTEPHKL; this is translated from the coding sequence GTGCCAGCTGGTGACGCTTTCACCCCCGACCAGCTCCACGACATCGAGCGGGCCGTCCGGAACGCCGAGGAGGTCTCCGGCCTGCACTTCTCGGTGTACGTCGGCGGTGCCGACTCGGAGACCCGGCCGTTCGCGCTCGAGCTGCTGAACGAGCTCGACGACCCGGACAACACCGTCCTGGTGTACGTCGACCCGGCCGGCCGCCGGCTCGAGATCGTCACCGGCTCGCAGGCCAGGCGCCAGCTGTCGGACGCGTCCGCCGGCCTGGCCGCGCTGACGATGCAGACGTCCTTCGCGACCGGCGACCTCACCGGCGGACTCGTCACCGGCGTACAGCAGCTGGGGACGCACGCACACCAGCCGCCGCTGCTGCACGCGCACACCGAGCCACACAAGCTCTGA
- a CDS encoding TauD/TfdA family dioxygenase, producing the protein MNTLPHEAIRARGPLVLDSADRDLAELVARGVVSAGDGWVNSGTWLDAAAAGYHELPVALRRTLADFRRHSGGSGSLLIRGLPVDERAVPDTPSVSGSVQKEGTVPAALLTLVAHGLGDPAAYLAEKSGALVHDVVPVPGSEAFQGNEGSVLLSFHNENAFHPHKPDYVLLLCLRADHERQAGLRVACIRTALDKLSKECVETLFRPEYITAPPPSFGDEGALTEPHSILSGAGDDPDVLVDFAATKPLTADGEAAVRELQTVFAATADTIYLEPGDLAVVDNRVAVHGRTSFTPRYDGRDRWLQRTFSLRDLRASRDLRPQDSHVLVR; encoded by the coding sequence ATGAACACACTTCCGCACGAAGCGATACGCGCCCGGGGACCGCTGGTCCTCGACTCCGCCGACCGCGACCTGGCCGAACTGGTGGCGCGCGGCGTCGTCTCGGCCGGCGACGGCTGGGTCAACTCGGGCACCTGGCTGGACGCGGCCGCGGCCGGTTACCACGAGCTGCCGGTGGCGCTGCGCCGTACGCTGGCCGACTTCCGCCGGCACTCCGGCGGTTCCGGGTCACTGCTGATCCGCGGCCTGCCGGTCGACGAGCGGGCCGTCCCCGACACCCCGTCGGTGAGCGGGTCCGTGCAGAAGGAAGGGACGGTGCCGGCCGCGTTGCTGACGCTCGTCGCGCACGGCTTGGGCGATCCGGCCGCGTACCTGGCGGAGAAGTCCGGTGCGTTGGTGCACGACGTCGTACCGGTGCCGGGCAGCGAGGCGTTCCAGGGCAACGAGGGCTCGGTGCTGCTGTCGTTCCACAACGAGAACGCGTTCCACCCGCACAAGCCGGACTACGTGTTGCTGCTGTGCCTGCGTGCCGACCACGAGCGGCAGGCGGGCCTGCGGGTCGCGTGTATCCGGACGGCTCTCGACAAGCTCAGCAAGGAGTGCGTGGAGACCCTGTTCCGGCCGGAGTACATCACCGCCCCGCCGCCGTCGTTCGGCGACGAGGGCGCGCTGACCGAGCCGCACAGCATTCTCAGCGGCGCCGGCGACGACCCGGACGTGCTGGTGGACTTCGCGGCCACCAAGCCGCTGACCGCGGACGGCGAGGCGGCGGTCCGGGAGCTCCAGACGGTGTTCGCCGCCACGGCCGACACGATCTACCTGGAGCCGGGCGACCTGGCCGTCGTCGACAACCGGGTCGCGGTGCACGGCCGGACCAGCTTCACCCCGCGGTACGACGGCCGCGACCGGTGGCTGCAGCGCACCTTCTCCCTGCGGGACCTCCGGGCCTCGCGTGACCTGCGCCCGCAGGACTCCCACGTCCTGGTCCGGTGA
- a CDS encoding GNAT family protein produces the protein MAALQPRRIDLGDVVLRPFVASDEAAVALALQDPGILRWTAGTAVISTPADKRARRWLEPRIDGWARGNAVFAIADRTSDEVLGSVTLRDVHRVPDQAVAAYWVGPKARGRRLGARALDAAARWGFASDGLGLHRISLDHSLVNEGSCRVAVRAGFRLEGVMRDYYVEPTGLRHDSHLHARLATDDVPQPAGS, from the coding sequence GTGGCCGCGCTGCAACCACGTCGCATCGACCTGGGCGACGTCGTACTGCGTCCGTTCGTCGCATCCGACGAGGCCGCGGTGGCGCTGGCCCTGCAGGACCCGGGCATCCTGCGCTGGACCGCGGGGACGGCCGTCATCAGCACACCTGCGGACAAGCGCGCCCGCAGGTGGCTGGAGCCGCGCATCGACGGCTGGGCGCGCGGCAACGCCGTCTTCGCGATCGCGGACCGAACCTCCGACGAGGTGCTCGGCAGCGTCACGCTCCGGGATGTGCACCGCGTGCCCGATCAGGCCGTGGCGGCGTACTGGGTGGGTCCGAAGGCGCGCGGCCGCCGGCTGGGGGCGCGGGCGCTCGACGCGGCGGCGCGCTGGGGTTTCGCGTCCGACGGCCTCGGGCTGCACCGCATCTCGCTCGACCACTCACTGGTCAACGAGGGGTCCTGCCGGGTCGCCGTACGCGCCGGGTTCCGGCTCGAGGGCGTGATGCGCGACTACTACGTCGAGCCGACGGGGCTGCGGCACGACTCACATCTGCACGCGCGGCTGGCGACCGACGACGTACCTCAGCCGGCCGGTTCGTAG
- a CDS encoding glycosyltransferase family 39 protein codes for MAVSEAVRQSTPVRRDTPRNRPLLILLGVLAVALTAVSGRYGYYHDEMYFVISGRHPAWGYPDQPPLTPLLARLADAVAPGQVWALRIPATVCTVLTVAFTALSVREMGGSRRAELLAAAAISCSSLVLITGHVLGTSTTDLCFTAALTWLLTRLIRTGNQRLWLVIGVVLGVGLLNKVMLALWAFAAVVALVLAGRRRLLHSRWFFGAGVVAVALWSPYLVWQAQHGWPQLGMASALRAKGSLGGAAGMLPYQIVIGPLLLPLCVVGLVWLWRGPFRVFALTYVVFALLLMATGGKATYLSGAYPAVFAGAGIAVDRWIRTRRRSLTVYGALGLSALIAAPLGLPLLPERAAVAAGSAMGIDQARSQLGWPEVADAAARALNQLSPDERSRAVVYADNYGQASAIEFYGPARGLPQVYSGHNGYALWGPPPDSADIAVVIDGDRRTGAEVPDWTRQACESLTRAATIETTVATRERGKPVWICDLREPWSVLWPRLTRLDG; via the coding sequence ATGGCCGTCTCGGAAGCGGTCCGGCAGTCCACGCCGGTACGCCGCGACACTCCGCGAAACCGCCCGCTGCTGATCCTGCTCGGCGTACTGGCCGTAGCCCTCACGGCCGTGAGCGGCCGGTACGGCTACTACCACGACGAGATGTACTTCGTGATCTCCGGGCGTCACCCCGCCTGGGGCTACCCGGACCAGCCCCCGTTGACGCCGTTGCTGGCCCGGCTGGCCGACGCTGTCGCGCCCGGGCAGGTGTGGGCGCTGCGGATCCCGGCAACGGTGTGCACAGTCCTCACTGTGGCGTTCACCGCGTTGTCGGTCCGGGAGATGGGCGGGTCGCGGCGTGCGGAGTTGCTGGCTGCTGCCGCGATCTCTTGCTCTAGCCTGGTGCTGATCACCGGACACGTTCTGGGGACGAGCACCACCGACCTGTGTTTCACCGCGGCGCTGACGTGGTTGCTGACGCGGCTGATCCGTACTGGCAACCAGCGACTCTGGCTGGTCATCGGGGTCGTGCTGGGCGTCGGTCTGCTCAACAAGGTGATGCTGGCGCTCTGGGCGTTCGCTGCAGTCGTTGCCCTGGTCCTGGCGGGCCGGCGTCGGTTGCTGCACAGCCGCTGGTTCTTTGGCGCCGGTGTCGTGGCAGTCGCGTTGTGGTCGCCGTACCTGGTCTGGCAGGCGCAGCACGGCTGGCCGCAGCTGGGTATGGCGTCGGCCCTGCGGGCGAAGGGGTCCTTGGGCGGCGCAGCCGGCATGCTGCCTTACCAGATCGTCATCGGGCCGCTGCTGCTGCCGCTGTGCGTGGTTGGCCTGGTCTGGCTGTGGCGCGGCCCGTTCCGCGTCTTCGCTTTGACGTACGTCGTCTTCGCGCTGTTGCTGATGGCAACCGGCGGAAAGGCCACCTACCTGTCCGGCGCCTACCCCGCGGTCTTCGCCGGCGCCGGTATCGCGGTCGACCGCTGGATCCGTACCCGGCGCCGCTCGCTGACCGTGTACGGCGCGCTCGGCCTGTCCGCGCTCATCGCGGCCCCGCTCGGCCTGCCTCTGCTGCCGGAGCGCGCGGCGGTTGCGGCCGGCAGCGCGATGGGCATCGACCAGGCCCGCTCGCAGCTGGGCTGGCCGGAGGTAGCGGACGCGGCCGCGCGCGCCCTGAACCAACTGTCGCCGGACGAGCGCTCTCGCGCGGTCGTGTACGCCGACAACTACGGTCAGGCCTCCGCGATCGAGTTCTACGGCCCGGCACGCGGCCTGCCCCAGGTCTACAGCGGCCACAACGGCTACGCCCTCTGGGGTCCTCCCCCGGACTCGGCCGACATCGCGGTGGTCATCGACGGCGACCGGCGCACCGGAGCCGAGGTGCCGGACTGGACCCGGCAGGCCTGCGAGAGCCTGACGCGAGCCGCCACGATCGAAACCACCGTGGCGACCCGCGAGCGGGGCAAGCCCGTCTGGATCTGTGACCTGCGCGAGCCCTGGTCGGTGCTGTGGCCGCGGCTCACCCGCCTGGACGGCTGA
- a CDS encoding BTAD domain-containing putative transcriptional regulator: MIRFQLLGPIEVTRNGQHLAIGGSKIQTVLAILLLSRDRVVSDAVVSDLLWQHDLPSTSNAQIQTYVSRLRNQLGPQVELVRRRGGYLLHAPEAWVDVDEFEQLAAAGQAALAESRYADAAQALRAAEELWRGHALVGATEYLTDIEQPRLEELRLTVGEALMTAELALGNHQQVVSELTAMVSRHPLRENVRGLSMLALYRCGRQAEALATYDACRRHLAEELGIDPGDELKALRQAVLEQDPALAAPAAADSGVRPAADAPAELPPAVPDFVGRQRPLERLTAVLRAPAATAAVVGLTGTGKTALALQAAHAVREAYPDGQLYVNLAGSTDTPREPAAVLASLLRSLQVPDHEQPTDPAERARLFRQLAGARRILVVLDDAADELQLRMLLPGGLAGVLITSQNRLLALEGAVRVRLGPLAPAAARTLLATSADPLLTARLLEATGRLPLALRVLGSRLAAHPELPVTRLAARLAADPFGQLRIGDLDVEARIEAAYRKLTAHQQRALRLLSMGLHDPFSVWHAAVLLDAPLDATQELLDELSVLHLAEPTGRGVGRLDLHTIHPLVRAYALGRAFTQEAPQERGAALERIHQGHRLWSPAA, encoded by the coding sequence ATGATCCGTTTCCAGCTGCTCGGCCCGATCGAGGTCACCCGCAACGGACAGCACCTGGCCATCGGCGGATCGAAGATCCAGACCGTCCTGGCGATCCTGCTGCTGTCCCGGGACCGGGTGGTCTCGGACGCGGTCGTCTCCGACCTGCTCTGGCAGCACGACCTGCCGAGCACGTCGAACGCACAGATCCAGACCTATGTGTCCCGCCTGCGGAACCAGCTCGGCCCCCAGGTCGAGCTGGTCCGCCGGCGCGGCGGCTACCTGCTCCACGCACCCGAGGCCTGGGTGGACGTCGACGAGTTCGAACAACTGGCCGCCGCCGGTCAGGCCGCGCTGGCGGAGAGCCGGTACGCCGACGCGGCGCAAGCGCTGCGGGCGGCGGAAGAGCTGTGGCGGGGCCATGCCCTGGTCGGCGCCACGGAGTACCTCACCGACATCGAGCAGCCGCGGCTGGAGGAGCTGCGGCTGACGGTCGGCGAGGCACTCATGACCGCGGAACTTGCCCTGGGCAATCACCAGCAGGTGGTGTCCGAACTGACCGCGATGGTCAGCCGGCACCCGCTGCGCGAGAACGTCCGCGGCCTGTCGATGCTCGCGCTCTACCGGTGCGGGCGGCAGGCCGAGGCGTTGGCGACGTACGACGCCTGCCGCCGGCACCTGGCCGAGGAGCTCGGGATCGACCCGGGCGACGAGCTCAAGGCGCTCCGGCAGGCTGTACTCGAACAGGACCCGGCACTCGCCGCTCCGGCCGCAGCGGACAGTGGGGTCCGCCCAGCCGCCGATGCGCCGGCTGAGCTTCCGCCCGCGGTACCGGACTTCGTAGGACGGCAGCGGCCGCTGGAGCGACTGACCGCCGTACTGCGAGCACCTGCGGCGACCGCTGCCGTAGTCGGGCTTACCGGTACCGGGAAGACCGCGCTGGCGCTGCAGGCAGCGCATGCGGTCCGGGAGGCCTATCCGGACGGCCAGCTGTACGTGAACCTTGCCGGGAGCACCGACACCCCACGCGAACCCGCAGCGGTACTCGCCAGTCTGCTGCGGTCGCTGCAGGTGCCGGACCACGAGCAACCCACTGACCCGGCGGAACGGGCACGGCTGTTCCGCCAGCTAGCAGGCGCCCGGCGCATCCTCGTCGTACTGGACGATGCCGCTGACGAGCTGCAGCTCCGCATGCTGCTGCCAGGTGGCCTTGCGGGCGTACTGATCACGTCACAGAACCGCCTGCTCGCACTGGAGGGTGCAGTGCGCGTCCGGCTCGGGCCGCTGGCGCCTGCGGCGGCTCGGACACTGCTGGCTACGTCGGCCGATCCGCTGCTGACCGCACGGTTGCTGGAAGCAACAGGCAGGCTGCCGCTGGCGCTGCGGGTACTGGGGTCACGGTTGGCCGCGCACCCGGAGCTGCCGGTCACACGGCTCGCCGCGCGGCTCGCGGCCGATCCGTTCGGGCAGCTGCGGATCGGTGACCTCGATGTGGAGGCGCGCATCGAGGCGGCGTACCGGAAGCTGACCGCGCACCAGCAGCGTGCTCTGCGGCTGCTGTCGATGGGACTGCACGATCCCTTCTCGGTGTGGCATGCGGCGGTGCTGCTCGATGCGCCGCTGGACGCCACGCAGGAGCTGCTGGACGAGCTGTCCGTGCTGCACCTGGCCGAGCCGACCGGTCGTGGCGTCGGCCGGCTCGACCTGCACACGATCCATCCGCTGGTCCGGGCGTACGCGCTCGGCCGAGCGTTCACCCAGGAGGCGCCGCAGGAACGCGGCGCCGCCCTGGAGCGGATCCACCAGGGCCATCGGCTCTGGTCTCCCGCCGCCTGA